The following is a genomic window from Verrucomicrobiia bacterium.
AGTCATCCAGCTCAAGGCGGTGGATGGCGAGAAGATCGCGTTCTCCACTTATGCCAGCCCCATTCATATAGATGGCGGCACGGGTTGTCTCTTGCAGCTTTTCCGGGAGGTTGCCGCTCCGGCCACGGGCAATACCACAATGTTTTTCCGACAGCCGGAGAAACCCCCTGCTGGTCCAATGGACCCGGCACAGATCCACAAGCAAAAGCTGGAGTGTGCTCTGCAGTTGACGCGCACGGTGGCATTGGATTTCAACAACGCCCTGACCAGCGTGCTCGGTCACACCTCGCTCATTCTCCGCAAACTTCCGGCAGACAGTCCGTGGCGGAATTCGTTGGTGGAAGTGGAGAAGTCAGCAGAGAAGGCGGCGGAGATCGCGCATGACTTGGCGGTGTTTAGCCGTCAGGAGAAGGACACGAAGGCGCAGGTCGCTGGTAATCTGAACGATCTGCTCCGCAATGGTGTGGAATCTTTCCGTGGCCTCGCGGGCAATGGTGTGGAGTGGAAGTTGCATCTGGAGAGCAAGCTTTACACGGCGAATTTCGAAGAAGGCAAGATGCAGCAGGCCGTGATGAAGGTGCTGGAGAATGCCGTCCAAGCGGTGAACAAAACGGGACGCATCACGGTGGTCACGCGGAATCGAGATGTCGTCGAACCGACGCAAGATGGCGCGGTGATGTTGGCTCCCGGAGCGTATGTTTGCCTGGAAGTTTCAGATAGTGGTGCAGGTATTGCGAAAGAGATTTTGCCGCGCATTTTTGAACCGTTCTTCACGACCAAATACGGGCATCGCGGGTTGGGTTTGGCTTGGGTTTACGGCATTGTGTCGAATCATGGCGGGTTGATCGCCGTATCCAGCGTGCCGGGCCAAGGCGCTTCCTTCCGCATCTACCTGCCGGCACAGAAACGCGTGGTGCAGGACCGCGTGTATAACGATGATGAGCTGCGCGGCAACCAGACCATCCTCATGGTGGATGATGAAGATCTGCTGCTCACCATGGGCGAGATGGTGCTCGCCTCGTTCGGCTACCGCGTCATCACGGCTAATAACGGTCAGCGTGCGTTAGAAGTCCTGGAGGAGCAGGGGCCACGGATAGATTTGCTAATCACCGATCTGGTGATGCCGAAGATGAGCGGTCGCGAACTCATCGAAAAGGTACGGCCTAATTATCCCTACCTGCCTATCATCTGCACATCCGGTTACGTACGTTCGAAGGGCGCAGAAGATTCTAACGGAGAGGTATATCTTCAAAAGCCGTTCAGCAGTCAGGACTTGTTGCTAAAAGTCAAGAAGGTGCTTAATCCGGAAGAATATCACACGGCGTAACATAAGTTGACTTTATTTTTGTTTCCTAATAAAAGACTGCCTCATGCAAATTGAGAGTCTGAAAGTTTTTACTGATCTTGCGGAAACGGAGAGTTTTACGAAGGCAGCCCAAATCAACAGCGTGACGCAGTCCGCTGTGAGCCAGCAGATCAGTTCGCTGGAACGCCACTTCAAATCCATCCTCATCGAGCGCAGCAAGAAGAAGTTCCGGCTGACCCGTGAAGGACAGGTCCTTTACGAGTACAGCAAACAGATTATCCAAACTTACGATGCTCTGCAGAACCGCATCCAAGAGATCAAAGACATCGTTTCTGGCACGATCCGCGTCTCCACGATTTACAGCATCGGTTTGCATGACCTGCCGCCGTATCTGAAGCAATTCCTGAAGCAGTTCCCGACAGTGAACGTGCATGTGGAATATCGCCGCGCGAATCAGGTGTATGATGACGTGCTCGGCAATGTGGTGGACATCGGCCTCGTGGCTTATCCGCAGAAGGAACTACGCCTGGAAGTGATCCCCTTGCGCGAAGACCCCATGGTGCTCATCTGCCATCCGCAGCATCCCTTCGCCAAGGCGAAGCAGATCAAGCTCAAGCAGATCGCAGGACAGAAATTCGTGGGCTTCGAGCCGGATATCCCGACACGCCGCGCCATCGACAAGGTGTTCAAGGATCACGGTGTCTCGCTGATGCCGGTGATGGAGTTCGACAACATTGAGACGGTCAAACGCGCTGTGGAAATCGATGCTGGTATCTCCATCGTGCCGCACAACACCATCCTGCAAGAAGTCTCCAAGCAAACGCTGGTGGAAGTGAAGATCGAAGACGCAGAATTCTTCCGTCCGCTCGCGGTGATCTACAAGAAGAGCAAAGTGCTCTCCCCGGCGATGAAGCAGTTCATCACGATACTGAAGAACTGATATCTTTTAGGGAAAAAAGGCCGTTCTGATCAATCAGGACGGCCTTTCTCATTGAAGGTGATGGTTCAAGCAGCCCGCAAAACCGTCGGAGCCGGATATGCTTTTCGCCCTTTAGTTTCAGGCTTTAGGAGCTTGATGAAGTTGTGCACAAGTTGTGACGCTTCATCCTTCCGCCACACGGCCCACATATGCAGTTCCAGATGTTCCGTCGCGCCTTCGAGGGGCACGATCTTCATCTCCAGATTTCGATATGTCTCCAGCGCGTGCAACATGAGCGAGATGCCGTGCCCGCTGGCGATGATAGAAGCGAGTGAATCGAAGCCCTGGCAGTATTTTATCCGGCGCGGTTTCAAGCCCTCGGAGGCAAAGAGGCGGCGTAAATGATCGGCATGGTCGGAATTACATTCGGTGCCGATACACACGAAATTTTCATCGACCAGTTCTTTGAGCGAAAGCTGCGGGCGACGGATGAGCCGATGATTGCGAGCCACAGCGATGCCGAGGGAAGATTGCAGCACGAGCAGTCGCTGAAAATGGGGTGAATTACTGCCGTTATCTCCAAAAGCAAAAGCGATCTGCAATTCACCTGCGGCCAGGCCGGTCATCTGGTCTGGAAAGGGCAGCTCCTGCAACACCACTTCCACATCGGGAAAAGCCTCGTGAAATGACTTCAGCGCGTTGGGCAGAAAGATGGGAGCGAGAGCTCCTGCACTGCCCACTGTGAGTGTTCCGCGACGTCCCGCCGCGGCTTCTTTGGCCAAGGCAGCGGCGCGTTGGGCGTGAGCTAAAATCTGTTGTGCTTCAACGAGATAGACGCGTCCGGCATCCGTAAGCGAGGCACGCACGGTGTTGCGTTCCAGTAGGCGGACGCCGAGTTCATCTTCCAAATCTTTGATCTGTTTGCTGAGCGCCGGACGGGTGAGATGCAGGCGTTCGGCGGCACGACGGAAATTCAGTTCCTCAGCAACGACGGTGAAGTAGCGGAGATGTCTGAGTTCCATACGTTTCTGGTAGAGTGGTAACAAAAAGTTACGACCTTGGAAACATCAAAGTCATTCTGGGGAACGCGTTTAGGTGTAGTTTGGAACGGAATGAAATCGTTTTATGCAGGTGTGATGGTAGTGCTCCTGGTGCTGACAGGAGCGGGATGCGGCAAAAAGAAGGAAGGCCCGCCGCCCGCGCAGCCGCCCGTGGAAGTCACCGTGGTGACGGTGAAGGAAGAGCCGGTGAGCGTCATCACGGAGTTGCCGGGGCGCATCAGTCCCGTGCGTGTGGCGGAAGTGCGCGCCCGTGTGCCCGGCATCTTGCTGGAAAAGAAATTTCAAGAAGGCGCGGATGTGAAGGCGGGCGATCTGCTCTTCCAGATCGATCCTGCGCCGTTGAAGGCCACGATCAGCAGCGCGAAAGCGGTTCAGGCACGCGCGGAAGCGAATCTGAAACAGGCGCAATCGCAGGCGAACCGTTACAAGGAACTGGTGGAGATCAACGCTGTCTCCCGTCAGGAATTCGAGAACGCCACGGCTTCTGTGCAGGTGTATGAAGCGGAAGTGCTCGCGGCTAAGGCGACGGTGGAGACGGCAGGATTAAATCTCGGCTATGCCAGTGTGACGGCACCGATCTCCGGTCGCATCGGGCGCACATTGGTGACGGAAGGTGCCTTGGTGGGACAGAACGAGGCGACGCCCATGGCGGTCATCCAGCAATTAGACCCGGTCTATTTCGATTTCACGCAATCCACCACGGACCTGCTGAAACTTCAGCGCGCGTTGAAAGAAGGCAAACTCAAAAGCGTAGCTCCCAATGAAGCGGCAGTGACGTTGATCCTCGAAGACGGCACGACTTATCCGCAAGCTGGCCGTTTGCTTTTTACGGACATCTCCGTTGAGCAGGGCACGGGCATGGTGACCTTGCGCGCAGAGTTCCCGAATCCAGATCGCACGCTGTTGCCGGGCATGTTCGCGCGGGCAAAGGTGGAGCAAGCGGTGAACACGCAGGCGATCACAGTATTACAACGCGCGGTGACGCGTGGGGCGAACGGCTCCGCAAGCGTGATGCTGGTGAAGGCGGATGAGACCGTCGAATCCCGTATGATCAAAGCTGACACCGCGAATGGTGATCGCTGGATTGTGGCGAGTGGATTGAAAGCCGGTGAACGTGTGGTGGTGGAAGGTCTGCAGAAGATCCGCCCCGGTGCGAAGGTGACGACGAAGCCGTTTGATCCGAATGCACCGTTGAACACGAACCAGCCGCCAGCGGCTGTCACCAATGCGACCAAGAAGGCCGCGCACTGAGCTAAGGAGTTTTCATCATGGCCAAATTTTTCATCGACCGGCCGGTTTTTGCGTGGGTGGTGTCCATCCTCATCATGGTGTTGGGGGCACTCTCCATCACGCAGTTGCCGGTGGCGCAGTATCCGAACGTTGCACCGCCATCCATCTCGGTATCGGCGACGTATGCCGGTGCTTCTGCTGAAACGTTACAGGATACGGTGACTTCTGTGATCGAGCAGCAGCTCAATGGTATCGACAACCTGCTCTACATGTCGTCCTCCAGCGATGCATCTGGTCAGGCGACGGTGACGCTGTATTTCCAACCGGGAACGAATCCAGACACGGCGCAAGTGCAGGTGCAGAATAAGGTGCAGCTTGCCACGCCGAGTTTGCCACAGACAGTGCAGCAGCAAGGCATCACGGTGGCGAAGGCCACGCGTAATTTCATGATGTTCTTCACGCTGTCCACGCCGGACGGCAGCCTGGATGAGATCGCGCTGGGTAATTACATCGCGGCCAGTGTGCTAGACCCCATCCGCCGTGTCTCCGGCGTGGGTGAAGCGATGATGTTCGGCACCCAGTATGCCATGCGCATCTGGATGAATCCTGAGAAGCTGACGAGCTATGGGCTCACGGCGGATGACATCCGCACGGCCATCCAAAACCAGAATGCGCAAATCCCTGTGGGTCAGTTGGGCGCGCGTCCCTCGGTTGAAGGCCAGCAACTCAACGTCATCTTGCAGGGACGTTCCACGCTGCGAACGGTGGAGGAGTTCGAGAATATCTTGCTGCGTTACAATACCGATGGTTCGCGGGTGCGGCTCAAGGACGTGGCGCGTGTGGAGATGGGTGGTCAGGATTATTCCACGCAAGCCCGTGTGAATGGGCATCCCTCGGCGGCAGTGGCCGTGAAGCTCGCGCCTTCGGCTAATGCCTTGAACACGGCGAAAGCAGTGCGCCAGAAGGTGGAAGACCTCTCCAAGTTCTTCCCGCCGGGTGTGGAAGTGAATTACCCGCTGGATACCTCGGCCTTCGTGGATATCTCGATCAAGGAAGTGATCAAGACGCTGGCCGAAGCGATCTTGCTGGTGTTCCTCGTGATGTATCTCTTTTTGCAGAACATCCGCACGACTTTGATCCCCACGATCGTAGTGCCGGTGGCCTTGCTGGGCACGTTCGGCATTATGTTCGCCTTCGGTTTCTCCATCAACGTGCTGACGATGTTCGGCATGGTGCTGGCCATCGGTATTCTCGTGGATGATGCGATCGTGGTGGTGGAAAACGTGGAACGCATCATGAGCGAAGAAGGGCTGTCGCCATTGGAAGCCACACGTAAGGCGATGAGCCAGATCACCGGGGCGCTCATCGGCATCTCGCTTGTGCTCACGGCGGTGTTCATCCCCATGGCATTCTTCAGCGGTTCTGTGGGCACGATTTACCGGCAGTTCTCCCTCGCACTCGTCGCGTCAATGTTGTTCTCCGTGTTCCTCGCGATGTCACTGACGCCAGCCTTGTGCGCTACCTTGCTCAAGCCGGTGGAGAAGGGGCATCATCATGAGAAGGGTGGCTTCTTCGGCTGGTTCAATCGCACGTTCGCGAAAACGACGACGCGTTATCAATCATGGGTCGCAGGCATCCTGAAATGGACGGGCACTTCGATGGTGGCATTTCTGGCCATCGTGGTGGCGGTGGGCTTCCTCTATATTCGGATGCCGTCCTCCTTCTTGCCAGAAGAAGATCAGGGCTACTTCCTCACAAACATCCAGTTGCCTGTGGGTGCCACGCAAGCGCGCACATCTGAAGTGTTGAAGCAGGTGGAGGATTATTACCTCGCGCAACCGGAGATCGAGAGTTTCATCACGGTATCCGGTTTCAGCTTCAACGGTCGTGGGCAGAACTCCGCGCTCTCGTTCGCACGCTTGAAGGATTGGAAAGAGCGCAAAGGCGCGGATCATACCGTGCAGGCGGTCATCCGTCGTGCCTTCGGCCATTTCTCGAGCATCAAAGACGCGATCATCTTCCCGCTGAATCCACCGGCTATCTCGGAGCTGGGCAATTCCGCTGGCTTCGACTTCCAGTTGCAAGACCTGGCGGGCTTGGGACATGAGAAGTTGCTCGCGGCGAAAAATCAGTTGCTCGCGGAAGCGGCGAATAATCCGCATGTCACCGGCGTGCGTATGCAAGGGCTCGAAGACGCCGCGCAGTTGAAGATCGAGATCGATGAGGACAAGGCGAGCGTGCTGGGTGTGTCCCTCGGTGACATCAATACGACGCTGCAAACGGCGCTCGGTTCGAGCTACATCAACAACTTCGTGAACGGCAACCGCATCCAGCGCGTGATCGTGCAACTGGATGCGCCTTACCGCATGACGCCGGATGACATCACCAAGATCTTCGTGCGGAACAAAGCGGGCACCATGGTGCCGCTCTCGGCCTTCACGAGCCTGAAGTGGATCTACGGCGCGCCACAGTTGCAGACGTATAACGGCTTTCCTTCCGTGCAGATCGTCGGTGCTGCACCAGTTGGTGGCAGCACGGGCGTGGCGATGGATGCGATGGAAGAGATGGCGAGCAAACTGCCTGCGGGCATCGGCTACGAATGGACGGGGCAATCCTATGAGGAACGTCTTTCCGGCTCACAAGCGCCGATGCTCTACGCGCTCTCCATCCTCATCGTGTTCCTGTGCCTGGCCGCGCTCTATGAGAGTTGGTCCATCCCGGTGGCAGTGCTGCTGGTGGTGCCGTTGGGTGTGTTAGGCGCACTCATCGCAGCATCGATGCGCGGGTTGCCAAACGATGTGTATTTCAAAGTCGGCTTGCTCACGACGGTGGGTCTCGCGACGAAGAACGCGATCTTGATCATCGAGTATGCGAAGGATTTGCAGGCGACCGGCAAAGGCTTGATGGAATCCATTCTGGAAGCCGTGCATTTGCGGTTGCGGCCGATCTTGATGACGTCGATGGCATTTGTGCTGGGCGTGTTGCCGCTGGTGATCAGCCGCGGAGCCGGTTCCGCGAGCCAGAACGCGATCGGCACGGGTGTGGCCGGTGGCATGATCTCGGCAACAGTGCTGGCGATCTTCTTTGTGCCAGTATTCTACGTCGTCATCCGGCGGATGTTCAAAGATAAAAAAGCGCCCGAACCGCCACTAGCGGGGACGGAACCGCTCAAGCCTTCGACGGAAGGAGGTCACCATGCGTAAGATTTATTGGTCAATGGCAATGACAGCAGCCCTGCTCACGGGCTGCACGATGACACCGAAGTATGAGCGACCAGCGGCACCGGTCGCGGGCACGTGGCCCGCTTCAGTTACTGCGACGAACGGCGTCAGCACCGTGGCAGCAGAGCTGGCGTGGCAGGACTTCTTCCAAGACGCGCGCTTGAAACAGGTGATCGGACTGGCACTGGCGAATAATCGCGATTTGCGCGTGGCCGCGCTGAATGTGGAGATCTCGCGGGCACAGTATCGCATCCAGCGGGCAGACTTGTTGCCGACGGCGGATGCGGGTGCTGCGTTCACCCGGCAGCGCACTGCGGCGACGGCTTTCAGCGGGCCGACCATTGGTAATCAATACAGCGTGTCCGGTGTGGCGTCGTATGAATTGGACTTGTTCGGGCGCGTGCGGAGCTTGAAGAGCCAGGCGCTCGAACGTTTCTTTGCGACTGAAGAAGCGCGGCGCAGTGCGCACATCGCGCTGATCGGTGAAGTGGCGTTGCAATATCTGAACCATCAATCGCTGATGGAGCAGGTGAAGCTGGCCGAGCAAACGCTCAAGACGGTGACTGATTCGCTGAACCTCACGCAGAAGCGTTTCGAGCTAGGTGATACATCACAACTGGATGTGCGCTCGGCGGAATCGCTGGTGCAACGTTCACGCGCAAGCCTTGCAGCATATCAACAGCAACTGGCGCAGGCGGAGAATGCGTTGACGTTCCTCGTAGGCGCACCGTTGCCTGCCGATCTGCCGCCACAGACGCCTTTGAATGACAAGGGCGCGATGGCGGAAGTGTCCGCAGGTATGCCAGCAGATTTGTTGCAGCGTCGTCCAGACATCTTGGCGGCGGAGCATGAGTTGAAGGCGGCGAATGCGAATATCGGTGCTGCCCGGGCGGCGTTCTTTCCGCGCATCTTGCTGACGGCGGGTGGCGGTACGGCGAGCGCGCAGCTCTCCGATCTGTTCACGGGGCCATCCATGGCGTGGAACTTCTCGCCGCAGATCACGGTGCCGATCTTCGAGGGTGGACGGAATCGCGCAAACCTCGATGTGGCGAAGCTAAGCAAGGAAGTGGAAGTGGCACAGTATGAGAAGGCCATCCAGACAACATTTCGCGAGGTGGCAGATGCGCTGATCGTGAAGACGTGGATCGATGAGCAGATGTCCGCTGGGCAAGCATTAGTGACAGCGCAGCAACAGCGGTTCACGCTGGCGGATGCGCGCTACAAACGCGGAGTGGACAGCTACCTTGCGGTACTCACGGCGCAGCAAGACTTGTATGCAGCACAGCAGACGTTGATCAACGTCCGGTTCGTGCGTCTGGCGAACCAGGTGACGTTGTATCGCGTGCTGGGTGGCGGCTGGAGCGAGCCGAAGAAGGATTGATGATTTAGCGCCGTCTGTCGGTTATCCTCCCGACTGGCTGGCGCAAATAAGCGGCTGATGATTCGTCATCAGCCGCTTTACGTTTTTAAAGAGGGCTAGTTACTTCAAGTTCGCCGGGTTCAGCGGCTTCAGATCCTTCGGCAGGAAGATGCCGTCTTTGCGAATCAGTTCGCCATCGAACCAGACTTCGCCGCCGCCCCATTCGGGACGTTGGATGAGCACCATGTCCCAATGCACAGCGGAGCGATTGCCGTTGTCGCATTCCTCATACGCCTGGCCAGGAGTGAAGTGCAGGGAGCCCGCGATCTTCTCATCGAAGAGGATGTCGCACATCGGCGTGAGAATGTAAGGATTGAAGCCGAGGGAGAACTCGCCGATGTAGCGTGCGCCCGCGTCGGTATCGAGAATCTCGTTCAGGCGCTTCGTGGTGGTGGCGGTGCTGGCGGTGGCTTCGACGACTTTGCCGTTCTTGAAGGCGAGGCGGATGCCTTCGAACTTCGTGCCGGAGTAAAGTGTGGGCGTGTTGAACTGGATCACGCCGTTCACGGAGTCTTTCACGGGGCAGCTAAAGACTTCGCCATCGGGGATGTTGCGGTCACCCTTGCACATCTTCGCACCGATCTTTTTGATGCTGAAAGAAAGGTCGGTGCCAGGGGAAACGAGGCGCACCTTGTCCGCTTTCTTCATGCGTTTCTCGAGCGGGACCATGGCCTTGGCCATGCGCACGTAGTCCATGGTGCAGACGTCGAAATAGAAATTCTCGAAGGCTTCGGTGCTCATGCCCGCGGCTTGGGCCATGCTGGGCGTGGGCCAGCGGAGGACGCACCACTTGGTCTTGTTCACGCGGTAGTTCAACACCGGGCGAATGGTCTTCGAGTAAACGGACATGCGCTCACTGGGCACGTCGGAAGATTCGTTGGCGTTCGCGCTGCCGCGGATGGCGATGTAGGACTGCATCTTCTTCATCCGGAACATCTCGATATCGCGGATGATGGCGGCGTGCTCGGGATTCGTCTCGCGGACGACTTCACGCACGAGCCGGGTATGACGGGCTTCCACGAAGGGCAGGGCGCCGAC
Proteins encoded in this region:
- a CDS encoding efflux RND transporter permease subunit, with translation MAKFFIDRPVFAWVVSILIMVLGALSITQLPVAQYPNVAPPSISVSATYAGASAETLQDTVTSVIEQQLNGIDNLLYMSSSSDASGQATVTLYFQPGTNPDTAQVQVQNKVQLATPSLPQTVQQQGITVAKATRNFMMFFTLSTPDGSLDEIALGNYIAASVLDPIRRVSGVGEAMMFGTQYAMRIWMNPEKLTSYGLTADDIRTAIQNQNAQIPVGQLGARPSVEGQQLNVILQGRSTLRTVEEFENILLRYNTDGSRVRLKDVARVEMGGQDYSTQARVNGHPSAAVAVKLAPSANALNTAKAVRQKVEDLSKFFPPGVEVNYPLDTSAFVDISIKEVIKTLAEAILLVFLVMYLFLQNIRTTLIPTIVVPVALLGTFGIMFAFGFSINVLTMFGMVLAIGILVDDAIVVVENVERIMSEEGLSPLEATRKAMSQITGALIGISLVLTAVFIPMAFFSGSVGTIYRQFSLALVASMLFSVFLAMSLTPALCATLLKPVEKGHHHEKGGFFGWFNRTFAKTTTRYQSWVAGILKWTGTSMVAFLAIVVAVGFLYIRMPSSFLPEEDQGYFLTNIQLPVGATQARTSEVLKQVEDYYLAQPEIESFITVSGFSFNGRGQNSALSFARLKDWKERKGADHTVQAVIRRAFGHFSSIKDAIIFPLNPPAISELGNSAGFDFQLQDLAGLGHEKLLAAKNQLLAEAANNPHVTGVRMQGLEDAAQLKIEIDEDKASVLGVSLGDINTTLQTALGSSYINNFVNGNRIQRVIVQLDAPYRMTPDDITKIFVRNKAGTMVPLSAFTSLKWIYGAPQLQTYNGFPSVQIVGAAPVGGSTGVAMDAMEEMASKLPAGIGYEWTGQSYEERLSGSQAPMLYALSILIVFLCLAALYESWSIPVAVLLVVPLGVLGALIAASMRGLPNDVYFKVGLLTTVGLATKNAILIIEYAKDLQATGKGLMESILEAVHLRLRPILMTSMAFVLGVLPLVISRGAGSASQNAIGTGVAGGMISATVLAIFFVPVFYVVIRRMFKDKKAPEPPLAGTEPLKPSTEGGHHA
- a CDS encoding aminopeptidase; the protein is MTDPRYAKLAKLLIEYSTALKKGERVLLDMIDVPDEFTVELMRAARKVGALPFVEARHTRLVREVVRETNPEHAAIIRDIEMFRMKKMQSYIAIRGSANANESSDVPSERMSVYSKTIRPVLNYRVNKTKWCVLRWPTPSMAQAAGMSTEAFENFYFDVCTMDYVRMAKAMVPLEKRMKKADKVRLVSPGTDLSFSIKKIGAKMCKGDRNIPDGEVFSCPVKDSVNGVIQFNTPTLYSGTKFEGIRLAFKNGKVVEATASTATTTKRLNEILDTDAGARYIGEFSLGFNPYILTPMCDILFDEKIAGSLHFTPGQAYEECDNGNRSAVHWDMVLIQRPEWGGGEVWFDGELIRKDGIFLPKDLKPLNPANLK
- a CDS encoding LysR substrate-binding domain-containing protein, which codes for MELRHLRYFTVVAEELNFRRAAERLHLTRPALSKQIKDLEDELGVRLLERNTVRASLTDAGRVYLVEAQQILAHAQRAAALAKEAAAGRRGTLTVGSAGALAPIFLPNALKSFHEAFPDVEVVLQELPFPDQMTGLAAGELQIAFAFGDNGSNSPHFQRLLVLQSSLGIAVARNHRLIRRPQLSLKELVDENFVCIGTECNSDHADHLRRLFASEGLKPRRIKYCQGFDSLASIIASGHGISLMLHALETYRNLEMKIVPLEGATEHLELHMWAVWRKDEASQLVHNFIKLLKPETKGRKAYPAPTVLRAA
- a CDS encoding LysR family transcriptional regulator codes for the protein MQIESLKVFTDLAETESFTKAAQINSVTQSAVSQQISSLERHFKSILIERSKKKFRLTREGQVLYEYSKQIIQTYDALQNRIQEIKDIVSGTIRVSTIYSIGLHDLPPYLKQFLKQFPTVNVHVEYRRANQVYDDVLGNVVDIGLVAYPQKELRLEVIPLREDPMVLICHPQHPFAKAKQIKLKQIAGQKFVGFEPDIPTRRAIDKVFKDHGVSLMPVMEFDNIETVKRAVEIDAGISIVPHNTILQEVSKQTLVEVKIEDAEFFRPLAVIYKKSKVLSPAMKQFITILKN
- a CDS encoding efflux RND transporter periplasmic adaptor subunit, with the translated sequence MKSFYAGVMVVLLVLTGAGCGKKKEGPPPAQPPVEVTVVTVKEEPVSVITELPGRISPVRVAEVRARVPGILLEKKFQEGADVKAGDLLFQIDPAPLKATISSAKAVQARAEANLKQAQSQANRYKELVEINAVSRQEFENATASVQVYEAEVLAAKATVETAGLNLGYASVTAPISGRIGRTLVTEGALVGQNEATPMAVIQQLDPVYFDFTQSTTDLLKLQRALKEGKLKSVAPNEAAVTLILEDGTTYPQAGRLLFTDISVEQGTGMVTLRAEFPNPDRTLLPGMFARAKVEQAVNTQAITVLQRAVTRGANGSASVMLVKADETVESRMIKADTANGDRWIVASGLKAGERVVVEGLQKIRPGAKVTTKPFDPNAPLNTNQPPAAVTNATKKAAH
- a CDS encoding efflux transporter outer membrane subunit, translating into MRKIYWSMAMTAALLTGCTMTPKYERPAAPVAGTWPASVTATNGVSTVAAELAWQDFFQDARLKQVIGLALANNRDLRVAALNVEISRAQYRIQRADLLPTADAGAAFTRQRTAATAFSGPTIGNQYSVSGVASYELDLFGRVRSLKSQALERFFATEEARRSAHIALIGEVALQYLNHQSLMEQVKLAEQTLKTVTDSLNLTQKRFELGDTSQLDVRSAESLVQRSRASLAAYQQQLAQAENALTFLVGAPLPADLPPQTPLNDKGAMAEVSAGMPADLLQRRPDILAAEHELKAANANIGAARAAFFPRILLTAGGGTASAQLSDLFTGPSMAWNFSPQITVPIFEGGRNRANLDVAKLSKEVEVAQYEKAIQTTFREVADALIVKTWIDEQMSAGQALVTAQQQRFTLADARYKRGVDSYLAVLTAQQDLYAAQQTLINVRFVRLANQVTLYRVLGGGWSEPKKD
- a CDS encoding ATP-binding protein gives rise to the protein MSDNWTNVLGQAAWPVLSVGADGRVAGVNDAAVQCFGFDSVGKPFSDLWDVANSSDAGAFLRQSVLTPTPAVIQLKAVDGEKIAFSTYASPIHIDGGTGCLLQLFREVAAPATGNTTMFFRQPEKPPAGPMDPAQIHKQKLECALQLTRTVALDFNNALTSVLGHTSLILRKLPADSPWRNSLVEVEKSAEKAAEIAHDLAVFSRQEKDTKAQVAGNLNDLLRNGVESFRGLAGNGVEWKLHLESKLYTANFEEGKMQQAVMKVLENAVQAVNKTGRITVVTRNRDVVEPTQDGAVMLAPGAYVCLEVSDSGAGIAKEILPRIFEPFFTTKYGHRGLGLAWVYGIVSNHGGLIAVSSVPGQGASFRIYLPAQKRVVQDRVYNDDELRGNQTILMVDDEDLLLTMGEMVLASFGYRVITANNGQRALEVLEEQGPRIDLLITDLVMPKMSGRELIEKVRPNYPYLPIICTSGYVRSKGAEDSNGEVYLQKPFSSQDLLLKVKKVLNPEEYHTA